A genomic segment from Aegilops tauschii subsp. strangulata cultivar AL8/78 chromosome 1, Aet v6.0, whole genome shotgun sequence encodes:
- the LOC109732058 gene encoding ras-related protein RGP2, translating to MGGRVDHEYSYLFKMVLIGDSGVGKSNILSRFTRNHFSLDSKSTIGVEFATKSLQMEGKTIKAQIWDTAGQERYRAITSAYYRGAVGALLVYDITKKQSFDNVNRWLRELRDHADSSIVIMMVGNKSDLTHLRAVSEDQGKALAEKEGLFFLETSAMEAVNVVEAFQTIITEVYGIVNKKALAAKAAAAAAVPLPSQGKTISIDSTAGNSKKACCNT from the exons ATGGGCGGACGGGTGGATCACGAGTACTCCTACCTGTTCAAGATGGTGCTCATCGGGGATAGCGGCGTCGGCAAGTCCAACATACTCTCCCGATTCACCCGCAACCACTTCTCCCTCGATTCCAAGTCTACCATCGGCGTGGAGTTCGCCACCAAGTCCTTGCAG ATGGAGGGAAAAACAATAAAGGCTCAGATCTGGGACACAGCTGGTCAGGAGAGGTACCGTGCAATTACAAGCGCATATTACCGGGGCGCTGTAGGGGCTCTCCTTGTATATGACATCACAAAGAAGCAGAGCTTTGACAATGTTAATAGGTGGCTGCGTGAGCTCCGTGATCACGCTGACTCTAGCATTGTCATCATGATGGTCGGTAACAAGTCTGACCTGACACATCTAAGAGCTGTCTCTGAAGATCAAGGCAAGGCACTGGCTGAAAAGGAGGGCCTGTTTTTCCTTGAGACATCAGCTATGGAGGCTGTAAATGTGGTAGAAGCCTTTCAGACTATCATCACAGAGGTCTATGGTATTGTTAACAAGAAAGCACTGGCCGccaaagcagcagcagcagcagctgttCCATTGCCTTCCCAGGGTAAAACCATCAGCATTGACAGTACTGCCGGGAACTCAAAGAAGGCATGCTGCAATACTTGA